From Schizosaccharomyces pombe strain 972h- genome assembly, chromosome: II, the proteins below share one genomic window:
- the spt7 gene encoding SAGA complex bromodomain subunit Spt7, with product METNFEDSKSLDEPVLHDIAIALLKNDYWSLYLSPEQKRKYISILNDTLLWNRFINVIEWDKLCDEKDSNGSNDDEEDDLDITTLFRCRCMIFDAKINPALFDLSSTSSGSIEHVDHQNISLEASLAEEEERKKGDAKKSEATGRQLFDDDDFDESDAEDSSKATITLDLQKDKSLRKSIIDLKSVDIDDMDTSGFAAIESNKALSNISFNYVYYTLENDSENINEVKKFEDEEDTSTPNTSSFQNNSSSLDLSDNLSLNSKFGSLTSSFKYLLQYLEGNRSKINATDADVKQLLSDVKKNKSKWANDQRIGQEELYEAAEKVVLELRSYTEHSLAFLTKVSKRDAPDYYTVIKEPMDLGTILRNLKNLHYNSKKEFVHDLMLIWSNCFLYNSHPDHPLRVHAQFMKDKSLELINLIPDIVIQSRKDYDDSLIEAELESDEESTAETSKHVTSKKTSSRGGQTQQAVEVHTDANSPEENNTPVTKKEVETSKPPAVSGSTPPVNEAAVIESSNTLEKEPLSDVATEYWKIKTKDIRESHILNNRRILKSLQFIETELPMIRKPTAMSAFIDREVAYGSIDCLPMDKGDFEPIMKLDTTPLLEYDVGSGVPMTAGSVLETESEEDLYFRDYSLFEINRNTPGVPSLMYKNIAKMQEIRKLCNKIQTVRQLQLPQPFYYEHHKSHVPFANNEPILLDIPQNYDNMSSFKPLAHDVLKKLCTIILFHAGFESFQMGALDALTEIAADYMAKMGAVMDQYLIYGKDKSQQEIVGQTLGELGVDDVNDLISYVYHDVERQSVKLLEIHQRLQRHFVELLRPALSERNDEEAIFNQNGESFVTGNFSYETGDDFFGLRELGLDRELGLDSLSVPLHLLQSRLRSNMSWQPEATIKGDQEYAPPPKYPPITAESISNEIGLIQGFLKKNLEEFGLDELLEDEDIRPRSKPPRPRLPPNGKITTGRKRIASSVFLNQSLRKKRCLKENEQGTEVTTLPEE from the exons ATGGAGACTAATTTCGAAGATTCAAAGTCGTTGGATGAGCCTGTTCTTCATGACATTGCAATCGCGCTGcttaaaaatgattattgGAGCCTTTATTTGTCCCCAGAACAAAAAAGGAAGTATATTTCTATACTAAATGACACTCTTCTATGGAACCGATTCATTAATGTAATAGAATGGGATAAGTTGTGCGATGAAAAAGACTCGAATGGCAGTAACGATGATGAGGAAGACGATTTAGATATTACTACTTTGTTTCGCTGTCGTTGTATGATATTTGACGCTAAAATAAATCCAGctttatttgatttaagTTCCACAAGTTCTGGATCTATTGAGCATGTTGATCATCAAAACATATCCTTAGAAGCTTCGTTGGCcgaggaagaagaaagaaagaagggAGATGCCAAAAAGTCTGAAGCAACTGGAAGACAACtatttgatgatgatgattttGATGAATCTGATGCCGAAGACTCGTCTAAAGCTACCATTACTCTGGATCTTCAAAAGGATAAATCATTACGAAAAAGCATTATAGATTTGAAATCTGTCGATATAGATGATATGG ATACTTCTGGTTTTGCAGCCATCGAATCAAATAAGGCACTCAGCAATATTAGTTTCAACTATGTGTACTATACTTTAGAAAATGACTCTGAAAATATCAATGaagtgaaaaaatttgaagatgagGAAGACACATCAACCCCTAATACATCCAGCTTTCAAAACAATTCATCCTCTCTTGATTTATCTGATAATTTATCG cTTAATTCAAAGTTTGGATCACTTACCTCGTCATTTAAG TATCTACTGCAATATTTGGAGGGAAAtagaagtaaaataaatgcCACCGATGCTGATGTGAAGCAATTGTTATCcgatgttaaaaaaaataaatcaaaatgg GCGAATGATCAAAGAATTGGTCAAGAAGAGCTTTATGAAGCAGCAGAAAAAGTGGTCCTGGAACTTAGATCATATACGGAGCATTCTTTGGCTTTTCTAACCAAGGTCAGCAAAAGAGATGCACCTGATTATTATACTG TAATTAAGGAGCCGATGGACCTTGGTACCATTTTAAGgaacttaaaaaatttacattataatagcaaaaaagaattcgTTCATGATTTAATGCTAATTTGGTCGAACTGCTTTTTGTATAATTCACATCCCGACCACCCTTTGCGCGTACATGCCCAGTTTATGAAAGACAAGTCTTTGGAATTAATAAACCTCATTCCTGATATAGTAATACAATCTCGTAAGGATTACGATGATAGTTTAATTGAAGCAGAGCTTGAAAGCGATGAAGAATCAACAGCGGAGACATCAAAACATGTCACTTCTAAAAAGACATCTTCTAGGGGCGGACAAACGCAACAAGCTGTTGAAGTTCATACTGATGCAAATAGCCCCGAAGAAAACAATACTCCTGttacaaagaaagaagttGAGACCTCTAAACCTCCTGCTGTTAGCGGTTCAACACCTCCTGTCAATGAAGCGGCCGTTATAGAGAGTTCTAACactttagaaaaagaaccTTTGTCTGACGTTGCTACTGAATATTGgaaaatcaaaacaaaGGATATTCGTGAAAGCCATATCTTAAATAATCGGcggattttaaaaagtttacaaTTTATTGAGACTGAACTACCTATGATTCGGAAGCCAACAGCAATGTCAGCTTTTATAGATCGAGAAGTTGCTTATGGAAGTATAGATTGTTTACCTATGGATAAAGGTGATTTTGAAccaataatgaaattagATACTACCCCATTACTTGAGTATGATGTGGGTTCAGGCGTTCCGATGACCGCTGGTAGCGTCTTGGAGACTGAAAGTGAAGAAGACTTATACTTTAGGGACTACtctctttttgaaattaatcgCAACACACCTGGTGTACCTTCGTTGATGtacaaaaatattgctAAAATGCAAGAAATTCGGAAATTATGTAATAAAATCCAAACAGTTCGCCAGTTACAGCTTCCTCAGCCATTTTATTATGAACATCATAAAAGTCATGTCCCGTTTGCTAACAATGAACCCATCCTTTTGGATATCCCACAAAATTACGATAACATGTCCTCCTTTAAACCATTGGCGCACgatgtattaaaaaagctttgtACCATTATATTATTCCATGCTGGATTTGAGTCGTTTCAAATGGGAGCACTGGATGCTTTGACCGAAATAGCGGCTGATTACATGGCAAAAATGGGTGCTGTCATGGACCAGTATCTCATTTATGGGAAAGACAAATCTCAACAG GAAATTGTTGGACAAACCCTAGGGGAATTAGGTGTTGACGATGTGAatgatttaatttcataTGTGTATCATGATGTAGAGCGCCAAAGCGTGAAGTTGCTAGAAATACATCAGCGTCTTCAAAGGCATTTTGTTGAGTTATTG CGTCCTGCACTTTCTGAGCGCAATGATGAAGAAGCGATATTTAACCAAAATGGAGAGTCGTTTGTAACGGGAAATTTTTCGTATGAGACTGGTGATGATTTCTTTGGTCTACGGGAACTTGGTTTAGATAGAGAACTTGGCTTAGATTCACTATCGGTTCCATTGCATTTATTACAAAGCAGATTGAGGTCGAATATGAGTTGGCAACCCGAAGC AACGATAAAGGGTGACCAAGAGTACGCTCCACCTCCAAAATATCCTCCCATCACCGCCGAAAGTATTTCTAACGAAATCGGGTTGATTCAAggatttttaaagaagaatcTAGAGGAATTCGGTTTGGATGAGTTGTTGGAAGATGAAGACATAAGGCCAAGGAGCAAACCTCCGCGACCGCGTCTACCTCCGAACGGAAAGATTACCACTGGGAGAAAGCGAATTGCTTCGtcagtttttttaaatcaatcCTTGAGAAAAAAGCGCTGCCTAAAGGAGAATGAGCAAGGTACTGAGGTAACTACTCTTCCTGAAGAATAG
- the tan1 gene encoding tRNA acetyltransferase → MSALSEILSYLIISFETSFTFHLEFKYKRTGIEKNESGVLVTVPRGKERQSSSEILDVFTQHIATLWPETQSSDQENEEEGEELEDAVAKEINSLQKKNKKELLTPIMLDMPCVYFVKTRPPIDPVRLVEFTCEVGKTKKMTRYTQRLIPIVRTTGVSLDDLEELAKSLIDPLFHEGQEGIKEFAVQANIRNHTVLKKDDIYRTVARIVGKQHMVDLKNFKLLILVQVIKNIIGISIVQNFEELRRFNLNEVYKQPENTKSIPNDSKLDNFDRDKNQIINDKAEHAE, encoded by the exons ATGAGTGCATTGTCCGAAATATTAAGTTACctaattatttcatttgaGACGAGTTTTACCTTTCACCTTGAA TTTAAGTACAAAAGAACAGggattgaaaaaaatgaaagtgGTGTTTTAGTTACTGTTCCTCGCGGTAAAGAAAGACAATCATCGTCTGAGATTCTTGATGTTTTTACTCAG CATATAGCTACTCTTTGGCCAGAAACTCAATCTAGTGATCAAGAAAACGAAGAAGAAGGCGAGGAATTAGAAGATGCAGTTGCTAAGGAGATTAATAGTctccaaaaaaagaacaaaaaagaactGTTAACCCCAATTATGCTAGATATGCCTTGTG tttacTTTGTAAAAACAAGGCCACCAATTGATCCAGTGCGTCTTGTAGAGTTTACTTGTGAAGTTGggaaaaccaaaaaaatgactCGATATACACAACGATTGATACCGATTGTAAGAACAACTGGCGTTTCCCTGGATGATCTCGAGGAGCTTGCTAAAAGTCTGATTGACCCGTTATTTCATGAAGGCCAGGAAGGGATTAAG GAGTTCGCTGTTCAAGCCAATATCCGAAATCATACAGTcctaaaaaaagatgataTATATCGCACTGTTGCTAGAATCGTTGGAAAGCAACATATGGTAGATTTGAAGAACTTTAAATTGCTTATTTTAGTCCAAGTGATTAAG AATATAATTGGCATAAGTATTGTACAAAATTTCGAAGAGTTGAGACGCTTCAATTTGAATGAAGTATATAAACAACCGGAGAATACCAAGTCGATCCCTAATGATTCTAAGTTAGACAACTTCGATCGCGATAAGaatcaaataataaatgatAAGGCCGAACATGCTGAGTAA
- the mic19 gene encoding protein Mic19, with translation MGNQQSQPEFVLRAPTEFSEKFVRHLQESTETDTSRYMDMENYIQKRVQDELKQLQLRQKKAIDAIQEEEWKSNAKTIKDSQGSLDSNLLSAEFRSFQEKLEKQSSINDKELKIKLKEVESIRSDLLKCMSEHPDKSLICHPLAEKFAILASKLHNPKVGSV, from the coding sequence ATGGGCAATCAACAATCCCAACCAGAATTTGTTTTGCGTGCTCCTACTGAGTTTTCAGAGAAGTTTGTCCGGCACCTACAAGAATCCACGGAGACTGACACAAGCCGCTATATGGATATGGAAAATTACATTCAAAAACGTGTTCAAGATGAGCTAAAGCAATTGCAGCTCcgtcaaaaaaaagcaattgacGCTATTCAGGAAGAAGAATGGAAAAGTAATGCTAAGACCATAAAAGATAGTCAAGGTTCCTTAGATTCTAATCTTTTGAGTGCCGAATTCCGGTCTTTCCAGGAAAAGTTAGAAAAGCAATCCTCTATTAATGATAAAGAgcttaaaattaaattaaaagaagtgGAATCAATTCGATCTGACTTACTGAAATGTATGTCGGAACATCCGGACAAGTCTTTAATTTGTCACCCTCTGGCCGAAAAGTTTGCTATTCTTGCTTCAAAATTGCATAACCCAAAGGTGGGTTCTGTTTGA
- the mrs2 gene encoding magnesium ion transporter Mrs2, with product MVLIVGFNLRTSIASFSPICRSLFLFPKYRSRIIRPVVLLEKPFDKHFYATDSNPLITGFPETSKNCPPSVAATKNRLLMNCTEFDDHGNVRVISGDFKKMDLCKQNGLLPRDLRKLNTSINSIVPVILVREGSILINLLHIRALIKANSVLLFDVYGSQHSHSQSQFIYELEGRLKQKSSDFGWLPYEMRALETILVSVVNTLDSELHVLHNLVSDLLADFELDINQERLRTLLIFSKRLSGFLKKATLIRDVLDELLEQDQDLAGMYLTERLKTGKPRDLDKHDEVELLLETYCKQVDEIVQQTDNLVGNIRSTEEICNIMLDANRNSLMLLGLKLSAMTLGLGFGAVVASLYGMNLQNGLENHPYAFYITTGSIFAFAAFLSSLGILKIRRLKRIQMALYHRCNLPISLDPRSLRPPYL from the coding sequence atggtATTGATTGTGGGATTTAATTTAAGAACGTCAATTGCCTCTTTCTCTCCAATATGTCgttctctttttttatttccaaaatatcGGTCGCGAATAATTCGACCCGTGGTGTTATTGGAGAAGCCATTTGACAAACATTTTTATGCTACAGACTCTAATCCGTTGATCACAGGTTTTCCGGAGACTTCCAAAAATTGTCCACCTTCGGTGGCTGCAACAAAAAATCGgcttttaatgaattgtACAGAGTTTGACGATCATGGAAATGTCCGGGTTATTTCGggagatttcaaaaaaatggaCTTGTGCAAACAAAACGGATTATTACCTCGCGACCTTAGAAAGTTAAATACGAGTATTAATTCCATTGTTCCCGTTATCCTTGTTCGTGAAGGCTCAATCCTGATAAATTTGTTACACATTCGAGCATTGATTAAAGCCAATTCTGTTTTACTGTTTGATGTATACGGAAGTCAACATTCACACTCTCAATCACAGTTTATATATGAGTTAGAAGGAAGACTTAAGCAAAAGTCTAGCGATTTTGGTTGGCTCCCTTACGAAATGAGGGCTTTGGAAACAATCCTGGTAAGCGTTGTGAATACGCTAGATTCCGAGCTTCATGTCCTTCACAACCTTGTATCTGATTTGTTAGCTGATTTCGAGCTAGATATCAATCAAGAGCGGTTACGTACTTTACTTATATTTTCCAAACGGTTATCTgggtttttaaaaaaagcaactttAATTCGTGATGTCTTGGATGAACTTCTTGAACAGGATCAAGACTTGGCTGGTATGTATCTTACAGAACGACTTAAAACCGGAAAGCCTCGGGATTTGGACAAACATGACGAGGTTGAATTGTTGCTTGAAACGTATTGCAAACAAGTCGATGAAATCGTACAACAAACGGATAACCTTGTTGGGAATATCCGTAGCACTGAAGAGATTTGTAATATCATGTTGGATGCCAATCGAAACTCCCTAATGCTTCTGGGATTGAAATTATCTGCTATGACATTAGGACTTGGTTTCGGAGCTGTTGTAGCAAGTCTGTATGGAATGAATTTACAAAACGGATTAGAAAATCATCCATACGCGTTTTACATTACAACTGGCTCCATTTTTGCATTTGCGGCTTTCTTGAGTAGCTTAGGAATCCTTAAAATTCGTCGGTTAAAGCGTATACAAATGGCCTTATATCACCGTTGTAACTTGCCTATTTCCCTTGATCCTCGAAGTTTGCGACCACCTTATTTGTAA
- the tif11 gene encoding translation initiation factor eIF1A, whose amino-acid sequence MPKNKGKGGKNRRRGKNENENEKRELTYAEEGQMYAQVTKMLGNGRIEAACFDGVKRLGHIRGKLRKKVWINQGDIILLSLREFQDEKGDVILKYTADEARTLKNQGELPETAKINETDTFGAEGEDDLDFEFDVDAI is encoded by the coding sequence ATGCccaaaaacaaaggaaaAGGTGGTAAAAATCGTCGTCGTGGAAAAAACgaaaacgaaaatgaaaagcGTGAATTAACCTACGCTGAAGAGGGTCAAATGTACGCCCAAGTTACTAAGATGCTTGGAAATGGACGTATTGAGGCTGCTTGCTTTGACGGTGTCAAGCGATTAGGCCACATTCGTGGaaaattaagaaagaaagtCTGGATTAATCAAGGtgatataattttattgtcTCTCAGAGAATTTCAAGATGAAAAAGGTGAtgttattttgaaatatacTGCTGATGAGGCACGCACCTTGAAAAATCAAGGCGAATTGCCCGAAACAGCCAAGATCAACGAAACGGATACATTTGGCGCTGAAGGAGAGGATGATCTTGACTTTGAGTTTGATGTCGATgctatttaa
- the hrf1 gene encoding COPII-coated vesicle-associated protein Hrf1, translating to MPPKLYHPQPTHAIPVSNMRVNTRYEPTAGFSGTSVPSVQAANPSAYLPNSATAQMGFQLGKNAVNAGQEYVEQNFGKWLSTTRLHHYFTVTNSYVVAKLLLIIFPWRRRSWARKLRRSEINGSAEGYCPPAEDLNSPDMYIPLMAFTTHILLLCALAGLQDDFQPELFGLRASKACAVVLVEFLATRLGCYLLNISSQSQVLDLLAFSGYKFVGLILTSLSKLFEMPWVTRFVFLYMYLATAFFLLRSLKYAVLPESTMAINATITSHQRSRRIYFLFFIAASQILFMYVLS from the coding sequence ATGCCACCCAAGTTGTACCATCCTCAACCCACACATGCCATTCCTGTTTCCAATATGCGCGTAAATACACGTTATGAACCCACCGCTGGGTTTTCTGGAACCTCCGTACCGTCCGTTCAAGCAGCTAATCCATCAGCATACTTACCCAATTCAGCCACTGCTCAAATGGGATTTCAGTTAGGTAAAAATGCAGTCAACGCAGGCCAAGAATATGTTgaacaaaattttggaaaatggCTTTCTACCACAAGACTTCACCACTATTTCACAGTCACTAATTCCTACGTTGTGGCCAAGCTTTTGCTCATCATCTTTCCATGGCGCCGTAGGTCATGGGCTAGAAAGTTAAGGCGCTCTGAAATTAACGGGAGTGCTGAAGGTTATTGCCCTCCTGCGGAAGACTTAAATTCTCCTGATATGTACATTCCGTTAATGGCGTTCACCACTCATATTCTTTTGCTGTGTGCTTTGGCTGGATTGCAAGATGATTTCCAACCCGAGCTATTTGGCCTTCGTGCTAGTAAGGCTTGTGCTGTCGTATTGGTGGAATTCCTAGCGACGCGTTTAGGttgttatttattaaatatttctaGCCAAAGTCAGGTTCTCGATTTATTGGCCTTCAGTGGATATAAATTTGTTGGGCTTATTCTTACTTCACTCAGTAAGCTGTTTGAAATGCCATGGGTCACAagatttgttttcttataCATGTACCTTGCTACCGCATTTTTTCTCTTGCGTTCACTTAAATACGCTGTTCTTCCAGAGTCGACTATGGCTATTAACGCGACTATTACCTCTCACCAGAGGAGTCGTCGTATCTactttctattttttatcGCTGCATCTCAAATTCTATTCATGTATGTGCTGTCTTAA
- the egd2 gene encoding nascent polypeptide-associated complex alpha subunit Egd2, with protein sequence MSVESQPVEKISELPAGSTTVVHAEKAQKLIQKLGLKRVEGITRVAMRRPKNILLIINEPIVYKSSNNAYIVLGKVTVEDMAAQARAFNESQKQATETKEEAAITEESGDAQPADTAKIEESFEQEKAVDETGVDAKDIELVMAQANVSRAKAVTALKENNSDVVNAIMSLTM encoded by the coding sequence ATGTCTGTTGAATCACAACCTGTAGAGAAAATTTCTGAGCTTCCTGCTGGATCCACCACCGTTGTCCATGCTGAGAAGgctcaaaaattgattcaaAAGTTGGGTCTTAAACGTGTTGAGGGAATCACTCGTGTCGCTATGCGTCGTCCTAAGAACATTTTGTTGATTATCAACGAGCCTATTGTTTATAAGAGTAGCAATAATGCTTACATCGTCCTTGGAAAGGTTACTGTTGAAGATATGGCTGCCCAAGCTCGTGCCTTCAACGAGTCTCAAAAGCAAGCTACTGAGACTAAGGAAGAAGCTGCTATTACCGAAGAATCCGGCGATGCTCAACCCGCCGATACTGCTAAAATAGAGGAGTCTTTTGAGCAAGAAAAAGCCGTTGATGAAACTGGTGTTGATGCTAAGGATATTGAGTTGGTTATGGCCCAAGCTAATGTTTCTCGCGCCAAGGCCGTTACTGCTTTGAAGGAAAACAACAGTGATGTTGTTAACGCCATCATGTCTCTTACCATGTAA
- the tim22 gene encoding TIM22 inner membrane protein import complex subunit Tim22, protein MSLSGLLPPNLGGNSPNADGNLTPEEKAALQQAKIIGYMNRISESCVFKSSMAGVLGFGLGGIFGMFISSLDLQHIDPKIYEKPFREQIRIQARDMGSRSFSTAKNFGLLGLIYSGSECCIEAFRAKTDIYNAIAAGVFTGGALAVRSGPKAIVLGGAGFGLFSYGIEKYMHWGE, encoded by the coding sequence ATGTCGCTTTCTGGATTATTGCCGCCGAATCTGGGTGGAAATTCGCCCAATGCAGATGGAAATTTGACACCAGAAGAAAAAGCTGCTTTACAACAAGCAAAAATAATCGGCTACATGAACAGGATATCAGAAAGCTGCGTCTTTAAAAGTAGCATGGCCGGTGTACTAGGTTTTGGCTTGGGTGGTATATTTGGTATGTTCATTTCCTCTCTGGATTTGCAACACATTGATCCCAAGATCTATGAGAAGCCATTTCGTGAACAAATTCGTATTCAAGCAAGGGATATGGGTAGCCGCTCATTCTCTACtgccaaaaattttggtttatTGGGTTTAATCTATTCCGGTTCAGAATGCTGTATAGAGGCATTTCGTGCTAAAACTGATATTTATAACGCCATCGCCGCCGGTGTTTTTACAGGTGGAGCTTTGGCTGTGCGTTCAGGACCTAAGGCAATTGTTCTAGGAGGCGCTGGTTTTGGTTTATTTTCTTATGGAATTGAAAAGTATATGCACTGGGGAGAATAA
- the vac14 gene encoding phosphatidylinositol synthesis protein, with protein MDNLLVRGLTHKLYDKRKATAYELERVVKGYLENDETEKIRAVISQLANDFVYSPARGPNATFGGLIGLAAVAIALGPKIDSYMESILLPVLYCFNDSDSKIRYYACESMYNIGKVAKGEVFRYFNLIFDVLCKLFADTEITVKNGAELLDRLIKDIVMQQAATYMSSAEDIKNFKEGPVSSSIQDVPVMSTEQPRMHTFSLSELVPLLSERLYVINPNTRMFLVSWIRLLDSIPDLEFISYLPFLLDGLMNYLSDPNESIRIVTSNCLYDFLREIQKIAKVKYHILQRDEESEPDFFDSMVRRNMSDAELKEISDYVESSLRDGSFILEAHIQIDYKRILEIIIDHLGSSVPLIQEKALKWLFEFIYIAPKDVLLQIPKVLENLLPLMSNDENMRQSAKDLSQNLVILVSKIMDIEFSGSETNNKDNSLSVDFRSLIEVLQKLLSNDNEETRLCALEWVLLLQRRTGGKLINMHDPIFQTLLLQLSDPSDLVVSRTLELLAHIAISHKSVNLVPFLKSLLQMFAEDRKFLNSRGNLIIRQLCNYIEGERVYTSFAGILETEENLELASIMVEVLNNNLFTAPELYDLRKKLKQSAPKLQNIFTTLYTAWCHNSIAVFSLCLLSQNYEHAANLLSVFAEIEFNIDMLIQLDKLVQLIESPVFTYMRLQLLEPEKYPYLHKALYGILMLLPQSSAFRTLRDRLQCSSTPRTNTILANERLPRSRRDDPYWTDLLERLKAVQLSHQNNYREPIRATRLALAGALPSTPTATTISTTTSASGITTTASNSRDSFITRLPPTAALSTGARKKPKQ; from the exons ATGG ATAATCTACTTGTTCGTGGTTTAACCCACAAGCTGTATGACAAGCGAAAAGCTACTGCTTACGAATTAGAAAG GGTTGTAAAGGGTTATCTAGAGAATGACGAAACGGAAAAAATTCGCGCTGTGATATCTCAACTTGcaaatgattttgtttattcacCAGCTCGCGGTCCCAATGCTACCTTTGGCGGGTTAATAGGCTTGGCCGCAGTCGCCATAGCTTTAGGTCCG AAAATTGATTCATATATGGAGTCCATTTTATTACCGGTGCTTTATTGTTTCAATGATAGCGACTCTAAAATTCGATATTATGCATGTGAAAGCATGTACAATATTGGAAAAGTGGCTAAGGGTGAAGTATTTCGGTActtcaatttaattttcgATGTGctttgtaaattatttgcAGATACAGAAATCACGGTAAAAAATGGTGCGGAACTGCTTGATCGTTTAATTAAGGATATTGTTATGCAACAAGCTGCAACATACATGTCTAGTGCAGaggatattaaaaattttaaagaagggCCTGTTTCATCATCTATTCAAGATGTACCTGTGATGTCTACAGAACAACCCAGAATGCATACATTTTCACTTTCAGAACTCGTTCCTTTGTTGTCCGAAAGGTTATATGTTATTAATCCAAACACTAGAATGTTTCTTGTTTCCTGGATCCGACTTCTGGATAGTATTCCGGATTTAGAATTTATAAGCTATTtaccttttcttttggatgGACTGATGAACTATTTAAGTGATCCAAATGAGAGTATTAGAATTGTTACTAGTAACTGTCTTTATGACTTTTTGAGagaaatccaaaaaatagCCAAAGTCAAATATCATATTCTTCAACGTGATGAAGAAAGTGAGcctgatttttttgattccATGGTTCGTCGCAATATGTCAGACGCCGAGCTAAAAGAGATTTCAGATTACGTTGAGAGCTCTCTAAGAGATGGATCTTTTATCTTGGAAGCGCATATACAAATTGACTATAAAAGAATACTTGAAATAATTATTGACCATCTAGGATCATCGGTCCCTCTTATTCAggaaaaagctttaaaatgGCTTTTCGAATTCATATACATTGCTCCAAAGGACGTCCTTTTACAAATACCAAAAGTTTTAGAAAACCTGCTACCTTTGATGTCGAATGACGAAAATATGCGTCAATCTGCAAAAGATTTAAGCCAAAATTTGGTTATTTTGGTCAGCAAAATTATGGACATTGAATTCTCTGGATCGGAAACTAATAATAAAGATAACAGTTTAAGCGTCGATTTTCGCTCGCTTATTGaagttttacaaaaattgctttcGAATGATAACGAGGAAACGAGACTGTGTGCTTTGGAATGGGTACTACTATTGCAAAGGCGTACAGGAGGAAAGCTAATTAATATGCATGATCCCATATTTCAAACTCTTTTGTTACAACTCTCTGATCCTAGTGATTTGGTTGTGTCCAGAACCTTAGAATTGTTGGCTCACATAGCTATATCTCATAAAAGTGTAAATTTGGTACCTTTCTTAAAGAGTTTATTGCAAATGTTTGCCGAAGAcaggaaatttttgaactCTCGTggaaatttaataattcgTCAACTGTGTAACTACATAGAGGGTGAGAGAGTTTACACTTCATTCGCCGGAATTCTTGAAACAGAAGAA AACTTGGAGCTTGCCAGCATCATGGTTGAAGTGCTCAACAACAATTTGTTTACAGCTCCGGAATTATACGATCTGCGAAAAAAGCTGAAGCAAAGTGCTCCAAAG CTTCAGAACATATTTACTACTTTATACACCGCTTGGTGTCATAACTCTATTGCTGTGTTTTCATTGTGCCTTTTATCGCAAAATTATGAGCACGCTGCAAATTTGCTCTCAGTTTT TGCTGAAATTGAGTTTAATATCGATATGTTGATACAGTTGGACAAGTTAGTTCAATTAATAGAATCCCCGGTCTTCACAT ATATGCGCTTACAATTATTAGAGCCTGAAAAATACCCGTACCTTCACAAAGCCCTGTATGGGATATTGATGTTGTTACCTCAGTCTTCAGCGTTTCGGACCTTAAGAGATCGACTTCAGTGCTCTTCAACTCCAAGGACAAATACTATTTTAGCTAATGAAAGGTTACCTCGATCAAGGCGGGATGATCCATACTGGACGGACCTTCTTGAAAGGCTGAAAGCGGTACAGCTATCGCATCAAAACAATTACAGAGAACCCATCCGTGCTACTAGATTAGCTCTTGCAGGAGCATTACCATCAACCCCAACTGCCACTACAATATCTACTACAACCTCGGCGTCCGGAATTACAACTACAGCATCGAACTCTCGTGATTCCTTTATAACAAGGCTTCCACCAACTGCAGCTTTATCAACCGGTGCGAGAAAGAAGCCAAAACAGTGa